DNA from Actinoplanes sp. SE50/110:
GCCGGTGGTGATCCGCCGATGACCCCGACCGTCCTGATCGTCGACGACAGCCTGACCGTCCGGATGGATCTCCACGACGCGTTCACCGACGACGGGTTCACCACCATCCTGTGCGCGACCGGCGCCGAGGCCCGCGAGGCGTTCACCCGCGCCGAGTTCGACGCGGCGGTGCTCGACGTGCTGCTGCCCGACGCGGACGGCCTGGAACTGCTCACCGAGCTGCGCGCCTCGGCCGGGCACGCGAACGTGGTGACGATGCTGCTGTCGGTGGAGAGCGACGTGTCCGACCGGCTGGCCGGGCTGCGGATCGGCGCCGACGAGTACATCGGCAAGCCGTACGACGCCGGGTACGTGGTGGCCCGCACCCGGCAGCTGCTCGGCGGGCAGCCGTCCGGCCGGGCCGCGGGCGGGGCGCCGGCCATCCTGGTGATCGACGACAGCATGACGTTCCGGGAGCGGCTGCGCGAGCTGCTGGAGCCGGAGGGGTACACGGTGCTGACCGCCTCCGGCGGTGAGGAGGGCCTGCGGATGGCCGCCGACCGCCGGCCGGACGCGGTGATCGTCGACGGGGTGATGCCGGGCGTCGACGGGGCCACGGTGATCCGCCGGATCCGGCTCGACCCGGCGCTGCGCGACACCCCGTGCCTGCTGATGACGGCGGCCGACGACTACGCCACCGAGATGCAGATGCTCGACGCCGGGGCCGACGCGTTCGTGCGCAAGCAGCAGGATCTCGCGGTGGTGCTGGCCAAGCTGGCCGCGGTGCTGCGGCAATCGGCCGAGCAGCTGCCGATCGAGGGGATCGGCGGCCTGCACGGCCCCGGCAAGGTGCTCACCGTGACCCCGGACCGCGACGAGCAGGAGTGCTGGGCGGAGGCGCTGCGCACCGACGGGTACGACATCGTCGCCTGCCGGGACGTCACCGAAGCCCTGGCGCTGCTCGGCGAGCAGCCGGCCGACTGCATGGTGCTCGGGTTCGACCACGACCTGGCCGCGGCCCAGGCGGCCTGCCGGCGGGTGCGCGAGGTGCCGCAGGTGGGCGACATCCCGGTGGTGGTCGTCGGGCGCGAGGACCACATGCTGGAGTGCCTGGCCGCGGGCGCCGACGACTACGTGCGCTCGTCCGACGTCCCGGAGGGGCTGCGGGTGCACGTGCGGGCGCAGATCCGCCGCAAGCAGTCCCACGACGAGGCGCGGCGGATCCGTGAGGAGCTGATGCGCCGCGAGCTGGACGCCGCCGAGGAGCGGGCGGCCCGGCAGCTGGCCGAGACCCGGGCCGCGATGGTCGAGGAGCTGGAGTGGCGCAACCGGGAGCTCGAGGCGTTCTCCGGTTCGGTTTCCCACGACCTGCGCGGCCCGCTGCAGGTGATCAGCAGTTTCGCCGAGCACATGCTGGACGAGGCGGACGACGAGCAGCTGGGTGAGCAGACCCGGCACCGGCTCGGCCGGATCCACGCGGCCGCGCTGCGGATGGCCGACCTGGTCGAGTCGCTGCTGATCCTGGCCCGAGCCAGCCGCGGCGAGCTGCGCCGGGCGCGATTCGACATGACCGCCACGGCCCGGCAGGTGTGCGCCGAGGTGGCCGCCCGGGATCCGGACCACAAGGTCGACTTCCAGGTTCAGGAGGGGATGACCGCGGACGCCGACGAGGGCCTGGTCCGGGTCATCCTGGAGAACCTGGTCAACAACGCGGTGAAGTTCACCCGCAAGGTCGAGCGTCCGGTGATCACCGTCGGCTTCGCGGACGACACCTACTTCGTCCGCGACAACGGGGCCGGTTTCCCGGCCGGCAAGGCCGGGGAGCTGTTCCGCCCGTTCGCCCGCCTGCACGACGCGCGCGACTTCCCGGGCACCGGGATCGGGCTGACCACCGTGCACCGGGCGATCGAGCGGCACGGCGGGGAGATCCGCGCCGAGGGTGAGGAGGGTCAGGGTGCGACGTTCCGGTTCAGCCTGCCCCCGGCGGACGGGCCGCCCGGTCCGGAGCGGCGGGGCCAGGCCCGCCGCTCCGGCTGAGCCGGTCGTTACTCGGTGCCCAGCGCGGTCACCGGGCTGACCTTCGCGGCCCGCCGGGCCGGCAGCACCCCGGCCGCCCCGGTCAGCGCCACCAGGGCCAGGAAGGCGCCGGCGAGCTGCCAGCCGGGCACCGCGAGCGGCGCGTTCACACCGATCGCCTGGATCGCCAGCCAGGCGTAGGGCACCCCGAGCAGCAGGCCGAGCACCGCACCGATCACCCCGTACAGGGCCGACTCGGCGGTCAGCATGGTGCGCAGCGCGCCGCGGGACATGCCGATCGCCCGCAGCAGACCCGACTCGCGGACCCGCTCGACCACCGACAGCGCGGTGGTGGCGCCGACCCCGACCACCGCGATCAGCACGGTCAGGCCGATCAGTCCGAGCGCGATCCCGAGCAGCGTCGCCAGCTCCGAGTTCAGCTCGTCACGCTGGTCGGCGAGCACGGTCACGCTGTAGTCGCCCTGACCGCCGGCGACCGCGCGGATCGCCCGCAGCGCCTCGGTCCGGCCGCTCTCGCCGTCGTGCGCCGCGTCCGCCAGGATCCCGTTGAACGTGGCGCCCGCGCCCAGCGCGGTCAGGTCCGCCGGGGTGACCAGCAGGCTGGCGTGCAGCGGCGCGTCGTCGCCGAGCACCGCCGCCACGGTGAAGGTGACCTTCTTCGCGCCGTTCGCCACGGTCACCTGACCACCCACACCGGCGCCGGCGGACTCCGCGGTGAAGCTGGAGATCACCGCCTTGCCGGGCGCGAGGTCGGCGAGCGAGCCCGAGCGGACGTCGAGATCCGCCAGCCTCGGCACCGACGGCACGTCCAGGTCGGTGACCGCCACGTGATCGATGTCGCCGATGCTGGCCGCGGCCAGCCGCCGGTACGCCACGACCCGGGTCAGCTCGCCGCTCGCCTTCGCCTTGGCGACCATCTCGGCCGGCACGGTCACCCCGTCCCCACCGGTCAGCTCGAAGTCGGCCGGTGCCGAGGCGGCCAGCTCCCGCTCGCCGAGCGCCCGGACCGACGCGCCGCCGACCAGCACCCCGGCGACCAGGGTGACACCCAGCGCGACCACCACCGAGACCGCCGCGGCCCGACGGGCGCTGCCGCCCACCCCGCCGACGGCCAGCCGGCCGACCGGGCCGAGTCGCCGCAGCGGCCAGCCGGCCACCGCCAGCACCGGCCGGACCAGCACCGGGCCCAGCGCGATCAGCGCCACGAAGGCCAGCGCGCCGGAGGCGACCACGGCCAGCAGCATGGTCTGCGCGTCGTAATCCTTCTGATCCGGCTTGGGCAGGTTGACCATCACGTAACCGGCCAGCGCCAGCGCGCCCGCCAGCGGCAGCAGGCCGCCGATCCAGCGCAGCACCCCGATCCCGGTGCGGGCGCCGGTCCCGGCCGCGGCGCGCAGCGCCTCGAGGGGCGCCACCCGGGCCGCCGAGACCGCCGGGGCGAGTACCGCGACCACCGAGATCACCACGGCCAGCAGGATGGTGCCGATCGCCCAGAGGACCGGGATCCCCGGGTTCTGCACCTTCCAGCCGAAGCCGCGCAGCAGCGCCGGGATCCCGAAGCCGGCCGCCTGCCCGGCCAGCACCCCGGTCGTGCCGGTGACCAGGCCGGTGAGCGCGCCCTCGGCGGCCAGCGCCCGGAACGTCGCGCCGCGGCCCGCACCGATCGCCCGCAGCAGCGCCAGCTGACGCATCCGCTGGGCGAAGACGATCCGGAACGTGCTGGCCGCGATCAGTCCGGCCGCGGCGACCGCGATCCCGACGAACATGCCGACCACCGCGAACAGGGAATCGATCTGGCTCGCCGCCTGGCGGGCCTCCTCCAGCCGGACGTCGGCCCCCGTGGCCACCTCCGGCCGGTCCTCCTGCTTGGCGCCGGCGAACATCGCCTGGATCTTCTCCTGGATCGGCCCGGCGTCGGCCCCGGCGGCCACGTCGATGTCGATCTGCTGCAGGTAGGGCTCCGGGGTCAGCCCGATCACGGTGTTCGACGGGGCGTACGCGTCGCCGCCGAAGTCGTGCGGCGGGTCGACCACACCGACCACTTTGAGCGGCACCTTCCTGCCGCTGCCCGGGTCGACGCCGACGGTCGAGCCGATCGACAGGCCGAGCAGCTGCACGGTGCGCGGGGTGATCGCGATCTCGCCGGGCGCGCTCGGATAGCGCCCCTGGGCGACCTTCACCAGGGCGAGCGGGCCACTGCCCGGGTCCGCGGTGATGCTCAGGTACTGCCCGCCCAGCTGGCCGCCGACCTCGGTGCGCGCGGCCGTGCCGGCCACCCCGGGCAGGGCGGTGATCTGGGCCAGCTGCTTGTCGTTCAGTGCGCCGTTGCGGACGATCAGGTCGACCGTCTCCGGGGTGCCGCTGAGCCCGTCCAGAACGCTGCGCTCGGTGATGTCGCGGGCCAGCACGGTGGCGTAGACCACGAACGACGCGACGAGCACGGCCAGACCGGTGAGCAGCAGCCGGGCGGGGCGACGGGCGGCACCGGCCATCTGCGTACGCAGAATCGTGTTCACCGGCCGGCCGCCAGCTTCTGCAGCGCGTCGGTGACCGACGCGATGTCCGGGTTCCGGATCTCCCCGGCCAGCTGCCCGTCGGCGAGCAGCACCACCCGGTCGGCGTAGGCCGCGGCACCCGGGTCGTGGGTCACCATCACGATCGTCTGCCCCAGCTGGCGCACCGAGTCGCGCAGCAGACCGAGCACCTCGGCGCCGGAGCGGGAGTCCAGGTTGCCGGTCGGCTCGTCGGCGAAGAGCACCTCCGGCCGGGAGACCAGCGCCCGGGCCAGCGCCACCCGCTGCTGCTGGCCGCCGGAGAGCTCGCTGGGCAGGTGCCCGAGGCGGCCGGCCAGGCCGAGCGTGGTGACCAGCCGGTCGTACAGCTCGGCGTCCGGCTTCCGGCCGGCCAGGTCGAGCGGCAGCGTGATGTTGCCGGCCGCGGTCAGCTGCGGCAGCAGGTTGAACGACTGGAAGACGAAGCCGATCCGCTCCCGGCGCACCTTCGTCAGCACCCGGTCGGACTGCTTGGTCAGGTCGCTGCCGCCGAGCAGCACCTGCCCGGAGGTGGCCGTGTCCAGGCCGGCCAGGCAGTGCATCAGGGTGGACTTGCCGGAGCCGGACGGGCCCATGATCGCGGTGAACCGGGAGCGTTCGAAACCGACGGTGACCCCGTCGAGGGCGCGGACCGCGGTGTCCCCGGTCCCGTACACCTTCACCAGGTCAACGGCCGCGACCGCCGCGAGGGCGTCGCGGCCGGCCAGAGGTGAGGACTGCGTCTGCATGGAAAGCTCCAAGGAAGCTGGGAACCGGACGAGAGAATCCTGATGGATCACCGCAACCCCCACATCCGCTCTCGGACCGGGTTCCCGGCGGCCCGGGTCTAACTTTCGGCCGATCAGATCCCGCACCGGGCCGCCTACGCTGGGTCACGATGAACCGCATACTTCTGGGCTTCCTGCAGGTGGCCGGGCTGGGGCTGATGGCCCTGCTCGGCATCGTCGACGTGACCGGAAGCATGACCGAGAGCCCGCTGTTCCCGATCCAGGTGGCGCTCGCGATCGGCGCCGCCGCGGTCTGGCTGCCGCACTACAAACCCGGGTCGATCCTGCTGCCCACCGCCGCGATCGCCGCCGCCGGCGCGTCGCTGCTGGTCACCGCGGGGCTGGCGGTCACCGATCCGTACGGCGGACTGTGGGGCCTGGCCGAATCGACCGCGCTGCTGATCACCCTGACCCTGGTCGCCCGCAACGCCCGGCCCGACTGGGCGGTGCTGGCCCTGGTCGCCACCGGCGCGGCGGTCAGCGTGATGCCGCTGCGCTCCGGGCACAGCACCATCTACGGGACGTTCTGCCTGATCCAGGCGCTCGGTGCGGCCGGCGCGATCGGCTTCGGCGTCACCCTGCGGATCACCGCCGGCAACCGGCAGCGGGCCCTCGACACGGTCCGCGCCGAACAGCGCGCCGAATTCGCCCGCGACCTGCACGACTTCATCGCCCACCACGTCACCGGCATCGTGGTGCAGGCGCAGGGCGCCCGGTTCATCGCCGAACAGGACCCGAAACGGGTGCTGCTCGCCCTCGAACAGATCGAACAGGCCGGCACCGAGACGATGACCTCGATGCGCCGGATGGTCGGCGTGCTGCGCGACCCGCAGTCCCGCCCGGACGCGCCGCTCGCCCCGGTCGCCGGAGTGCCCGAACTCGCCGCCCTCGCGGACCAGTTCACCGCGGCCGGCGGCCCCCCGGCCCGGCTGCACCTCGACGGCGACCCGCACGGCCTGCCGGTCGAGGTCTCCACCTCGGCGTACCGGGTGGTGATGGAGGCGCTGACCAACACCCGGCAGCACGCGCCGCAGGCCACCGCCGTCGACATCTGGGTCCGCCGGCTCCGCGACCAGTTGCTGATCCGGGTGGCCAACGACGGCCCGGCCCCGCGCCCGACCCTCGACCGGCCGGGGTACGGTCTGGTCGGGCTGACCGAACGGGTCCGCGCCGCCGGCGGCCGGATCAGCTCCGGCCCCGGCGTCGACGGTGGCTGGGTGGTCGACGCCGTCTTCCCGATTCCGTAAGGGGAAATGCTCAGTGATCCGTGTGCTCGTGGCTGACGACCAGGCGATGGTCCGCACCGGCTTCGGGATGATCATCGGCGCGCAGCCCGACATGGAGGTGGTCGGCGAGGCCGCGGACGGCGTGGAGGCCGTCGAGGCGGCCCGCCGCCTGCGCCCCGACGTCGCGCTCTTCGACATCCGGATGCCGAAGATGGACGGTCTGCAGGCGCTGCGGCTGCTGGCCGGCCCCGGCGTCGTCGACCCGGTCAAGGTGGTCATGGTCACCACGTTCGACCTCGACGAATACGTCCACCAGGCGCTGCGCAACGGGGCCTGCGGCTTCCTGCTCAAGGACGCGGGGCCGGCGCTGCTCATCGAGGCGGTGCGCGCGGCCCACTCCGGCGACGCGCTGATCAGCCCCTCGATCACGGTACGTCTGCTGGAGCACCTGTCCCAGCCCGCGCCGTCCACCGACGACGGCGGCCTGTCACCGCGCGAGCTCGAGGTGGTGCGGCTGATCGCCCGGGGCCGGACCAACGCGGAGATCGCCACCGAGCTGTTCATCTCGGTGGGCACGGTCAAGACCCACCTGGGCAGCGTGCAGTCCAAGATCGGCCTGCGGAACCGGGTCGAGGTCGCCGCCTGGGCCTGGGAACACCGCATCGTCACCTGACGGACAGCCGATTCCCGCGCCGACCCGCGCCCGTCCGCCGTCGTCGGACGGGCGCGGGTCGGCTCAGAACCAGGGGGTGCAGTCCATGATGAGGTGCCGGCCGGACGGGCCGAGAGTGGCGGCGCAGGCCCGGCCGGCCAGGTCGGCGTCGGAGAGCATCGGGGACCAGGTCTGCGTGGTCGGGGTGGTCGCCAGGCGCAGGCGGCCGTTGGAGTAGCGGGTCTCGGTCCAGTGTTCGGCGTGGGCCGGGAAGGCGGCGCCGACGCGGGACCAGACGGTGCGGCAGGTGGCGCTGTAGCGCAGCTCGACCCAGCCGCGCGCCGAGACGTGCGGGGTGACGGCCTCGTCGGCGCAGTGCTGCGGGACGTTGTCCGGGCAGCCGGCGCCGCACGTGTTGTAGGTCTGCGGGTCCTGCTGGTCACAGGCTTCGCCGCAGCCGGTGGGCACCGGAGCGGCCACCGCCGGCGCCGCGGTGGGCAGCGTGAGGGCGGCCGTGACCAGCAGGCCCACCACCGGTCCGGACTTCGTCATTCCTCCGACGCTAGGCGGCCGGGCCGGTTGGCGGGCCCGGTTGGCGCAACCGGCTGCCGGTGATCACCCCGGAGTGGTCAACGGGTTCGGCGGCAGCGCCACGACCACCTCCCGCAGCGTCGCCAGCAGGGCCGTGGCCAGCGGTGACGGCCGCCGCCGCGGGGTCGCCACGCCCACGTACCGGCACGGGCCGGGTGGTCGCATCGGCACCGCCACCAGACCGGCCCGGTCCTGCGAGAGCCCCACCTCGGGGATCATGCTGATGCCCACCCCGGCCCGGACCAGGGACTGCGCGAACTGGTAGTCGGTGCCGCGGCAGGCCACCCGGACGCTGAGGCCCTCCAGCGCGGCGTAGTGCTCCAGCAGGTCGCTCTGCCCGGGGCAGCCGTACACCCAGCGTTCCCCGGCCAGGTCGGTCAGGCCGAGCGTGGCGGCGCCGGCCAGGGGGTGGCCGGCGGGCAGGACGATCCACATCGGGTCGTCCAGGATCGGTGTCCAGAGCAGGCCGGACCGGTCGCCGCCGACGACCGGTGGCGGACCGGTGAAGTGGTAGGCCAGGGCGAGCTCGGCCGCGCCCGAACGGACCAGGGGCAGGCTGTCCTCCGGCTCGCTCTCGATCACGGTCAGCTCGACGCCCGGGTGCTCGGCGGTGAACCGGGTCAGCGCGGGTGGCAGCAGCCGCTGGCCGCCGCTGGTGAAGGTGGCCACGGTGAGCCGCTCGGTGCGGGCGGTGGCGAGCCGGTCGATCTCGCGCTGGGCGGTGCGCAGCTCGGCGGTGATCGCCTGGGCGGCGTCGATCAGCACCAGGCCGGCCTCGGTCAGCGCGACGCCCCGGGTGCTGCGCCGCACCACGGGGGTGCCCAGGGACCGCTCCAGAGCGCTGATCTGCTGGGACACGGCGGACGGGGTGAGTCTCAGCTCGGCGGCGGCGCGGTTGAAGCTGCCGTGCCTGGCCACCTCGGAGAGCACCTGCAGCCGCCGGGAGTCGATCATCAGTTCTCCTTATGACGGCTTCTCGAAGTCAGCACTACCGCTTACGACCGTACGGGACGATTCTGGGGTTGTGAATCGTCGTGCCTGGCTGTTGTTCGTCCTGGTCTCCGTGCTGTGGGGGATCCCGTACTTCCTCATCAAGATCGCCATCGAGGATCTGTCGCCGCTGCTGGTGGTGGCCGGCCGGTGCGCGATCGGCGCCGCGGCGCTGATCCCGATCGCCGCGTCGCGCGGCAGCCTTTCGGCGCTGCGCGGCCGATGGCGCCCGGTCGTGCTGCTCGCGGCGGTCCACATCATCGGGCCGTTCCTGCTCATCACGTACGGCGAGCAGCACATCAGCTCGTCGCTGACCGGGATCCTGATCGCCGTCGAGCCGGTGGTGATCGCCCTGCTGATGTCCGGTTCCGAGCCGCTCACCGGGCTGCGGGTCACCGGTCTGATCAGTGGATTCGCCGGGGTCGTGGTGCTGGTCGGGCTGGACCTGTCGGGTGACCGGTGGGGTCTGCTCGGCGCGGGCATGGTGCTGCTGGCCGCGATCAGCTACGCGTTCGCCACGAAGCTGGTCCAGGACCGGCTGAGCGACGTCCCACCGGACGCGCTGACCGCCGCCGACACCACGGTCGCCAGCCTCGTGCTGCTGCCGCTGGCCGCCTTCCAGCTGCCGCACCACCACGTCGGCGCCGATTCGTGGGCCGCTCTGGCCGCGCTCGGCCTGTTCTGCACGGCGGTGGCGCTGCTCGCCTTCTATCAGCTCATCGGGCTGGCCGGGTCGAACCGGGCGGGCCTGGTCACCTACGTCAACCCGGTGGTGGCGGCGCTGCTCGGGGTGGTTCTGCTGCACGAGGGGATCGGCGCCGGCACGATCGCCGGGTTCGCGCTGATCATCGCCGGCTGCTGGCTGTCGACCCGGCCGGCCCGGTCGCGGGTGCCGGTTCAGGAGAGCGTGATCCAGTGACGTCGGAGCCGTCCGATGTGGGTGTCCAGGATGCCCTCCAGGACACCGCCACGGCCCTCGTCGCGGGCTTCGAGCCGGCCGGTCCGCGGGCGCGCGGTGGGCACGATCGGTTCGGGCATGCCGGGACGGTGCTCAC
Protein-coding regions in this window:
- a CDS encoding response regulator is translated as MTPTVLIVDDSLTVRMDLHDAFTDDGFTTILCATGAEAREAFTRAEFDAAVLDVLLPDADGLELLTELRASAGHANVVTMLLSVESDVSDRLAGLRIGADEYIGKPYDAGYVVARTRQLLGGQPSGRAAGGAPAILVIDDSMTFRERLRELLEPEGYTVLTASGGEEGLRMAADRRPDAVIVDGVMPGVDGATVIRRIRLDPALRDTPCLLMTAADDYATEMQMLDAGADAFVRKQQDLAVVLAKLAAVLRQSAEQLPIEGIGGLHGPGKVLTVTPDRDEQECWAEALRTDGYDIVACRDVTEALALLGEQPADCMVLGFDHDLAAAQAACRRVREVPQVGDIPVVVVGREDHMLECLAAGADDYVRSSDVPEGLRVHVRAQIRRKQSHDEARRIREELMRRELDAAEERAARQLAETRAAMVEELEWRNRELEAFSGSVSHDLRGPLQVISSFAEHMLDEADDEQLGEQTRHRLGRIHAAALRMADLVESLLILARASRGELRRARFDMTATARQVCAEVAARDPDHKVDFQVQEGMTADADEGLVRVILENLVNNAVKFTRKVERPVITVGFADDTYFVRDNGAGFPAGKAGELFRPFARLHDARDFPGTGIGLTTVHRAIERHGGEIRAEGEEGQGATFRFSLPPADGPPGPERRGQARRSG
- a CDS encoding FtsX-like permease family protein encodes the protein MNTILRTQMAGAARRPARLLLTGLAVLVASFVVYATVLARDITERSVLDGLSGTPETVDLIVRNGALNDKQLAQITALPGVAGTAARTEVGGQLGGQYLSITADPGSGPLALVKVAQGRYPSAPGEIAITPRTVQLLGLSIGSTVGVDPGSGRKVPLKVVGVVDPPHDFGGDAYAPSNTVIGLTPEPYLQQIDIDVAAGADAGPIQEKIQAMFAGAKQEDRPEVATGADVRLEEARQAASQIDSLFAVVGMFVGIAVAAAGLIAASTFRIVFAQRMRQLALLRAIGAGRGATFRALAAEGALTGLVTGTTGVLAGQAAGFGIPALLRGFGWKVQNPGIPVLWAIGTILLAVVISVVAVLAPAVSAARVAPLEALRAAAGTGARTGIGVLRWIGGLLPLAGALALAGYVMVNLPKPDQKDYDAQTMLLAVVASGALAFVALIALGPVLVRPVLAVAGWPLRRLGPVGRLAVGGVGGSARRAAAVSVVVALGVTLVAGVLVGGASVRALGERELAASAPADFELTGGDGVTVPAEMVAKAKASGELTRVVAYRRLAAASIGDIDHVAVTDLDVPSVPRLADLDVRSGSLADLAPGKAVISSFTAESAGAGVGGQVTVANGAKKVTFTVAAVLGDDAPLHASLLVTPADLTALGAGATFNGILADAAHDGESGRTEALRAIRAVAGGQGDYSVTVLADQRDELNSELATLLGIALGLIGLTVLIAVVGVGATTALSVVERVRESGLLRAIGMSRGALRTMLTAESALYGVIGAVLGLLLGVPYAWLAIQAIGVNAPLAVPGWQLAGAFLALVALTGAAGVLPARRAAKVSPVTALGTE
- a CDS encoding ABC transporter ATP-binding protein, which codes for MQTQSSPLAGRDALAAVAAVDLVKVYGTGDTAVRALDGVTVGFERSRFTAIMGPSGSGKSTLMHCLAGLDTATSGQVLLGGSDLTKQSDRVLTKVRRERIGFVFQSFNLLPQLTAAGNITLPLDLAGRKPDAELYDRLVTTLGLAGRLGHLPSELSGGQQQRVALARALVSRPEVLFADEPTGNLDSRSGAEVLGLLRDSVRQLGQTIVMVTHDPGAAAYADRVVLLADGQLAGEIRNPDIASVTDALQKLAAGR
- a CDS encoding sensor histidine kinase, which translates into the protein MNRILLGFLQVAGLGLMALLGIVDVTGSMTESPLFPIQVALAIGAAAVWLPHYKPGSILLPTAAIAAAGASLLVTAGLAVTDPYGGLWGLAESTALLITLTLVARNARPDWAVLALVATGAAVSVMPLRSGHSTIYGTFCLIQALGAAGAIGFGVTLRITAGNRQRALDTVRAEQRAEFARDLHDFIAHHVTGIVVQAQGARFIAEQDPKRVLLALEQIEQAGTETMTSMRRMVGVLRDPQSRPDAPLAPVAGVPELAALADQFTAAGGPPARLHLDGDPHGLPVEVSTSAYRVVMEALTNTRQHAPQATAVDIWVRRLRDQLLIRVANDGPAPRPTLDRPGYGLVGLTERVRAAGGRISSGPGVDGGWVVDAVFPIP
- a CDS encoding response regulator transcription factor, with amino-acid sequence MIRVLVADDQAMVRTGFGMIIGAQPDMEVVGEAADGVEAVEAARRLRPDVALFDIRMPKMDGLQALRLLAGPGVVDPVKVVMVTTFDLDEYVHQALRNGACGFLLKDAGPALLIEAVRAAHSGDALISPSITVRLLEHLSQPAPSTDDGGLSPRELEVVRLIARGRTNAEIATELFISVGTVKTHLGSVQSKIGLRNRVEVAAWAWEHRIVT
- a CDS encoding DUF2690 domain-containing protein; the encoded protein is MTKSGPVVGLLVTAALTLPTAAPAVAAPVPTGCGEACDQQDPQTYNTCGAGCPDNVPQHCADEAVTPHVSARGWVELRYSATCRTVWSRVGAAFPAHAEHWTETRYSNGRLRLATTPTTQTWSPMLSDADLAGRACAATLGPSGRHLIMDCTPWF
- a CDS encoding LysR family transcriptional regulator, whose protein sequence is MIDSRRLQVLSEVARHGSFNRAAAELRLTPSAVSQQISALERSLGTPVVRRSTRGVALTEAGLVLIDAAQAITAELRTAQREIDRLATARTERLTVATFTSGGQRLLPPALTRFTAEHPGVELTVIESEPEDSLPLVRSGAAELALAYHFTGPPPVVGGDRSGLLWTPILDDPMWIVLPAGHPLAGAATLGLTDLAGERWVYGCPGQSDLLEHYAALEGLSVRVACRGTDYQFAQSLVRAGVGISMIPEVGLSQDRAGLVAVPMRPPGPCRYVGVATPRRRPSPLATALLATLREVVVALPPNPLTTPG
- a CDS encoding DMT family transporter, with protein sequence MNRRAWLLFVLVSVLWGIPYFLIKIAIEDLSPLLVVAGRCAIGAAALIPIAASRGSLSALRGRWRPVVLLAAVHIIGPFLLITYGEQHISSSLTGILIAVEPVVIALLMSGSEPLTGLRVTGLISGFAGVVVLVGLDLSGDRWGLLGAGMVLLAAISYAFATKLVQDRLSDVPPDALTAADTTVASLVLLPLAAFQLPHHHVGADSWAALAALGLFCTAVALLAFYQLIGLAGSNRAGLVTYVNPVVAALLGVVLLHEGIGAGTIAGFALIIAGCWLSTRPARSRVPVQESVIQ